A section of the Carya illinoinensis cultivar Pawnee chromosome 12, C.illinoinensisPawnee_v1, whole genome shotgun sequence genome encodes:
- the LOC122290043 gene encoding probable aspartyl protease At4g16563 — protein sequence MASSDFFLCFVLCFSGLSVSFSDIVLLPLTHSLSKTQFNSTHHLLKSTSARSATRFHGHHQRRRQDYLTLSLGSDYTLSFTVGSCPPQPISLFMDTGSDLIWFPCSPFECILCEGKYNPSTTTPLPKIHKNATVSCNSPACSAAHSSLSSSDLCAISRCPLESIETSDCSSFNCPPFYYAYGDGSLIARLYKDSLSAPTPVHPPLLLPNFTFGCAHTTLGEPIGVAGFGRGLLSLPAQLASFYPQLGNQFSYCLVSHSFDHDRVRLPSPLILGRYGKKEKGLGNDGAGFVYTSMLENPKHPYFYCVGLEAISVGKNTIPAPETLKRVNRRGNGGVVVDSGTTFTMLPASLYDAVVTQFEHRVGRMNERAIEVEGKTGLGPCYYYDEVVNVPAMALHFVGNGSSVVLPRRNYFYEFLDGGKKRKVGCLMLMNGGDEEELSGGPGATLGNYQQQGFEVVYDLEMRRVGFARRHCASLWDRLNRS from the coding sequence ATGGCTTCCTCAGACTTCTTTCTCTGTTTCGTACTCTGTTTTTCAGGTCTCTCTGTTTCATTCTCAGATATTGTACTTTTACCTCTAACCCACTCCCTCTCCAAAACCCAATTCAACAGTACCCACCATCTCCTTAAATCCACCTCTGCCCGCTCCGCCACTCGTTTCCACGGCCACCACCAGCGTCGCCGCCAGGACTATCTCACACTGTCTCTTGGCAGCGACTACACCCTCTCCTTTACTGTGGGCTCCTGCCCTCCCCAACCCATCTCCCTATTCATGGACACCGGCTCCGACCTTATCTGGTTCCCCTGTTCCCCTTTCGAATGCATTCTCTGCGAAGGCAAGTACAACCCCTCCACCACCACTCCCCTGCCCAAAATCCACAAGAACGCCACCGTTTCATGTAATTCCCCTGCTTGCTCTGCCGCGCACTCCTCCCTCTCCTCCTCCGACCTCTGCGCCATTTCCCGTTGTCCTTTAGAATCCATTGAAACCTCTGATTGCTCCTCCTTCAACTGCCCACCTTTCTACTATGCCTATGGAGATGGAAGCTTAATCGCTCGCCTTTACAAAGATAGCTTGTCCGCTCCCACCCCAGTCCATCCTCCTCTACTTCTTCCAAATTTCACTTTCGGGTGCGCCCACACGACCCTCGGTGAGCCCATTGGGGTCGCTGGCTTCGGCCGTGGCTTGCTTTCCTTGCCTGCCCAACTCGCCAGTTTCTATCCTCAGCTGGGCAACCAGTTCTCCTACTGCTTGGTTTCTCACTCCTTCGACCATGACCGAGTTCGCCTCCCGAGTCCACTTATTCTCGGTCGCTACGGCAAGAAAGAAAAGGGCTTGGGAAATGATGGAGCTGGGTTCGTGTACACGTCCATGCTGGAGAACCCGAAGCACCCCTACTTCTACTGCGTCGGGCTGGAAGCAATCTCCGTGGGAAAGAATACTATTCCAGCGCCAGAAACTTTGAAACGGGTCAACCGGAGGGGGAACGGTGGGGTGGTGGTGGACTCTGGGACCACTTTTACGATGTTACCGGCGAGTCTGTATGACGCGGTAGTGACCCAGTTCGAACACCGGGTGGGACGAATGAACGAGCGGGCGATTGAGGTGGAAGGCAAGACCGGGCTCGGGCCGTGTTATTACTATGACGAGGTAGTGAACGTGCCAGCCATGGCATTGCACTTTGTGGGGAATGGATCCAGTGTGGTGCTGCCCAGGAGAAATTATTTTTACGAGTTTTTGGACGGCggtaagaagaggaaggtgGGGTGTTTGATGTTGATGAACGGTGGGGACGAGGAGGAGTTGAGTGGTGGGCCCGGAGCCACACTTGGGAACTATCAGCAGCAGGGGTTCGAGGTGGTATATGATTTGGAGATGAGGAGAGTCGGGTTCGCCAGGAGACACTGCGCATCCCTCTGGGACAGGCTGAACCGGAGCTAA
- the LOC122290044 gene encoding bifunctional adenosine 5'-phosphosulfate phosphorylase/adenylylsulfatase HINT4-like, whose translation MAGAASASCIFCQIASKSRPTTILHSDEKVVAFEDISPAAVRHYLVIPVEHIPNVKDLQRRTEDFSLVTHMLEVGQTLLRRDAPQCTQYRFGFHQPPLNSINHLHLHCLALPYTPRWKCVKFLSLGSIGFLEAEKLLEKLKPLPPVISKV comes from the exons ATGGCGGGAGCAGCTTCGGCATCTTGTATCTTCTGCCAGATCGCCAGCAAATCCAGACCCACTACCATCCTCCACAGC GATGAGAAGGTCGTTGCGTTTGAAGACATCAGCCCAGCGGCTGTCAG GCATTACTTGGTGATTCCTGTGGAGCACATTCCAAATGTAAAGGACCTCCAGAGAAGAACTGAAGACTTCTCCTTAG TAACTCACATGTTAGAGGTTGGGCAAACGCTATTACGTCGAGATGCGCCTCAGTGTACACAGTACAG ATTTGGCTTTCATCAGCCTCCATTGAACTCTATTAACCATCTACACCTTCACTGTCTGGCGCTACCTTACACACCCAG GTGGAAATGTGTGAAATTCTTATCTTTGGGATCAATAGGGTTTCTTGAGGCCGAGAAGTTGTTGGAGAAACTAAAGCCTTTACCACCTGTTATTTCAAAAGTTTGA